The following are encoded in a window of Coregonus clupeaformis isolate EN_2021a chromosome 34, ASM2061545v1, whole genome shotgun sequence genomic DNA:
- the LOC121549548 gene encoding tubulin beta chain-like, giving the protein MKTKELSKQVKDKPGSTHIPRLHLFMPGFAPLTTRGSQQYRALTVPELTQQMLDARNMMAACDPRHGRYLTVATVFRGPMSMKEVDEQMLAIPNKNSSYFVEWIPSNVKVAVCDIAPRGLKMASTFIGNSTAIQELFKRISEQFAAMFRRKAFLHWFTGEGMDEMELTEAESNMNDLVSEYQQYQEATANDGEETFDDEEEELNE; this is encoded by the exons atgaagaccaaggagctctccaagcaGGTCAAGGAcaag ccagGGAGCACACACATTCCCCGCCTGCACTTGTTCATGCCTGGCTTTGCACCGCTAACCACCAGGGGGAGCCAGCAGTACCGCGCCCTGACGGTGCCGGAACTCACCCAGCAGATGTTAGACGCCCGCAACATGATGGCGGCGTGTGACCCGCGCCATGGCCGCTACCTCACCGTGGCCACTGTATTCCGTGGGCCCATGTCCATGAAGGAGGTGGACGAGCAGATGCTGGCCATCCCGAACAAGAACAGTAGCTACTTTGTGGAGTGGATCCCCAGTAACGTCAAGGTGGCCGTGTGTGACATCGCACCCCGCGGCCTCAAGATGGCCTCCACGTTCATCGGCAACAGTACAGCCATCCAGGAGCTGTTCAAGCGCATCTCGGAGCAGTTTGCGGCCATGTTCCGCCGCAAGGCCTTCCTGCACTGGTTCACAGGGGAGGGCATGGACGAGATGGAGCTCACGGAGGCAGAGAGTAACATGAACGACCTAGTGTCTGAGTACCAGCAGTACCAGGAGGCCACGGCCAATGACGGGGAAGAGACATTTGACGATGAGGAAGAAGAGCTCAATGAGTAA